The Knoellia sp. S7-12 region TCGGGCGATGTGGCGGTCAGTCGTGGAGTCTTCGGGGTGAACCACGGTCGCGCGCAACGTCGCACGGGCATCCTCGAGGAGCCCCTCGGCCTTCTCAACCTCGCCCTTGGCGAGGTTCCAGGCCCACCAACGGTAGGCCCGGGCGGTCTCGTATGCCGGACCGTCGAGGATCATTTCGCCCTGATGCAGCCAGATGGCCCGCGTGCACATCTCTTCGATGGTCTGCGCGGTGTGCGAGACGAGGAAGACCGTGCCGGCGTCCCGCCGGATCTGCGCCATGCGCTCCTCGCTGCGCTCCTTCGAGGCCGCGTCACCAGTGGCAAGGGCTTCGTCGATGAGGAGAATCTCGGGCCTGTCGGCAGCGGAGATCGCGAAACGCAGCCGGGCAGCCATGCCTGACGAGTACGTCTTCATCGGACGGTGGACAGCCACGCCGATTCCCGCGAGTTTGAGCACGTCCGGGATGGCCTCCCGCACCTGACGGGGGCTCTTGCCCATGGCGAGGAGGCCCAGTCGCACGTTCTCCATCCCGGACAGTTCGGGCAGGAGCGCCGCATTGACCCCGAGGAACGCGGGAGTCGCCGTCGCCAACACTTCGCCTGACGTGGGGGTCTCCAGCCCGGCCATGACCCGCAGGAGGGTGCTCTTGCCGGAGCCGTTGTGCCCGACGACGCCGACGGACTCCCCTGCCCGCGCGACGAACGAGACGTCGTTGACTGCCCGGACCGTGACGATGCGGTTCCAGCCCAGTCGCCGAGCCACGCGCTGACGGCGCGAGGTGGGGCCGAACTGGAGCTCAGAGCTCGACACACGATAGTGAACGGATAGGCGACGCACGCTGACCGTCGGTTCACCCAGGGGCACCTCGATGCCCTTCTTGGGAGCGGTGTCCTGCGTCGACTCACTCACGACCGTAGGCCTCCTCTCCATGCCAGAAGTAGATGAAGCCAAACAGCGGAGTCACGATCGCCCAAGCACCCAGGGTGAACCACAGCGTGAGGTCGGGCATCCGTGCATAGAGCAGGAGGTCACGAGAGATCTCGAGCAGGCAATACACCGGATTGACCTGCACCACCGCGAGCGCAATGGGGTGGTCGATGAACCGCTCCACGGAGAACATGACTCCGGAGCCGTACATCCAGAACCGGGAGAAGAAGCCCAGCACAAGACGAAGGTCAGGGATCGCGCTGGCGAGCCGCGCGGCATACAGGGTCAGACCCGTGTTGAAGAGCGCCTGGAGCAGGAAGACCACCGGGAAGAGCAGCCAGTAGATCGACACAGTGGCATGAGGCGGGATGAGGAGGATCATCGCGAACATCGTGAAGAGGACCGGAAGCATCGACATGGTCTCGCGCACCACCAGAGCGAGCGGGATGGCTGCTCGAGGGAACGAGAAGGCGCGAATGATGTTCTTGCCGGCCGACATCGCGCCAGCCCCCCCGGTCAGCGACTTCGAGCTGAACGAGAACATGAAGACACCAATGATGAGGAAGCCGATGTAGTTCTCGACACCGCCGGACGCCTTGAGGAGCACCCCGAAGATGAGGAAATAGGTGATGCCGTCGAGGATCGGTCTTCCCACGAGCCAGAACCGGCCGAGCAACGTGTCCCGGTTGCCGGAGAATGCCCTCGCCCGCGAGTCCGCCCAGATGAAGTGCCGACGTCCCCACAACTGCCGCACATACGAACCCAATGGGGGCCGACGACCGACCGGGGACAACCTGCTGATGTCGACGCGCTCGACCATGGGACCACCCGTCACCGTGTGCCGTCGGTCGCTCACGTCGCCCCCTCCAGAGAGTCATAGATGGTCTCGTATCGACCGGCCATGGCCCGCCACGTCCGGGTTGCTGCGAACTCCCGACCACGCGCACCCAAGGAACGTCGCAGGTCTTCGTCGTCGGACAGTTCACGAATTCTATCCGCCAGCGACGAGGGGTCGTCCGACGCCGCCAGCAGTCCGGACCCCGGTCCCTCGACGATCTCGGCCAGGGCGGGCAGGTCACTGGCGATGACAGGTCGGCTCACCGCCATCGCCTCGATCGGTTTGAGGGGCGTCACCGTCCGAGTCACGTCCGAGTCGCGCCGCGGGACCGTGAAAATGTCGAGCGCCCGGTGCCAGTCGGGGGCCTGTGATGGCGGCACCCGACCCGGGAGGATCACGAAGCCCGTGAGGCCCAGGGACGCAACGAGCTCTTGGAGCGCAGGCCGAGCAGTCCCATCGCCCACGATGGCGCAGCGGATGTCACGACCAGCACCCCGGAGCTCGGCGACCGCGTGCACGAGATGATCGAGACCCTCGTAGTCGACGACAGAGGTGACCGTTCCGACCCAGAGCCCCTCCTCAGGGAGGCCGAGCCGCGCTCGAGCCTCGCGCGGTGAACAGTCTTGCAACGGATCGAGCAGCGCGTCATCAACGGCATTGGGCACGACCGTCACACGTCCTGAGGGCAGGCCCCGGGACACCAGGTCATCCCGCATCACGTCGGAGAGCACCACAACGTGATCGGCAGCCAGCACCAGCTCTGTCTCTCTGGCATGCCAGAGCGTGTAGCGCTCGCTGGCCGCAGCCTCCTGCCGCTGGTGAGCCGGCCGTGACGCAACCCAGGTCTTCTCGAGTTGCCCACGCGTCTCATAGACCCACGGACGACCGGTGGCTTCGGCAACTGCACGGGTGATCAACGCGTTGGGGTAGTGGGTGGTCGTGTGGAGCACATCCGGGCCGAACCTATCGACATGAGTTGCCAACAGGTCTGCGGTCTGGGCCAACCGGGCTTCAGGCGTCGCAGCCAGGCGCGACGGAAGAAGGCGCCGATAGGAGACCCCGTCCACGACGTCGGTCTCGCGGGCCGAGACCATCCCGATCGTCACGGGGTAGCCGAGGCGGGTCACTGCCTCCACCGACATCCCGGTTGCCGCCTGCGCTCGGAGGATCGAGTGGGACCTCAGTGCGTATCCGGATTGGGTCCAGGGCAGCGAGTTGGTGAGGAGGTGCATGACCCGATGGCTCCCCTGCAGCCGGCCTGCGAACTGCGGCTGGCTTGCGAAGGCCGGGGTGCGTGAGAGGGCGACGCGGTGACCGGGCTGGAGTATCGCCACCTCGGACGCGAGTCTGGCGCGCTGTCGCCGTGCGGACCGCGTCCCCGACAGTTCAAGGACACCGAGAGCGGCGGTCAGATCACCGCCCTGCCACGCGGCCCGCGCCCGCGCTCCCGCGGGCAGGTCGTCCGGGAGTTCGCCATCGAGCTGGACAGCGAGCTCTGACACCAGTCGGCCTTGGTGTTGGCCATGAGTCTGAGCCTGACCCTGGGCCAACAGTGCACGTGCCTCGTCGGGTCGGTCGGCCAGGAACAGGCCGAGCGCCTGCGGCGCACGCCGGTGTGATCTGCGGCCAGCGGAGGCCAACACGTTGGCGAGCGGGCCGCGCCAACGGTGGGGCAACCGACGCGCGGCCAGCAAGGACAGTCGCACTGGGTCGTCCTCAAGCCCTTGCACGGCCACGGTCGCGACAACTCGGAGGTTGCGCACCACAGTCGACATCTCGGCAAGGCGACCAGCCTCACCCACGAGCGACCACCGAGTGGAGGAGCTCGCGGTAGCCACCGGCGAGCTCAGCCGCGTCGGCATGAAGCTCGGCCCACTCACGCGCGGCGTCCGCGACTTCCAACAGTGACCGGTCTGCGTGCAGGCGCTCCCAGGACGTCGCGAGCTGCTCCACGTCACCCGGCGCGCTCAGCGAACCCGCAGCCGTCTCCTCAACGATCCGCCGAGCCTCGCCCGCCACCACGGCGGACACATGCACGCCGAGCTTCATCGCCTCATAGAGCTTCGACGGTACGGCGAGTTCAAGGGCCTGCCACGGACGCAAGCTCACCAGCACCGTGTCCGACCAGGCGTAGTGCTCACCCATGGAAGAGCGTGGCACCGCGTCGACGAACTCCACCGGCGCCCTCAGCCCGGCAGCGAGTTCCATGAGATGGCGGTGTTCGGCACCATGGCCGACCAGTCGCAGCACGACGTCCGCACCGCGCTCGTGCGCAAGGGCTGCAGCCCGCACCGCCGTCCCGAGCCCGTGTGAGCGCCCCATGGTCCCGGCATACAGCACGTGGAGAGCAGCACTCTTGTCCCGCCGTAACTGGTGCCTTGGGTAGCCGGGCACGGCGTGGGCGGCATTGCGGACGACGTGGACAGATCCCATGCCACGCGAGCGCAGAACCTCCGCGAAGGAATCGGTCGTCGTCACGACGGCGTCGGCGCGGCGCTGCTCACGAGTGAGAGCCGAGCCCACGCCACTGAGCGCGCCCCGCACGGCGGAGCGCGCGCGCCCGCGCCCGCGTGAAGGCCCGTGGTTGTCCCATTCATGGGCGACGACAAGCAGGTCGGGCCAGGCGTCACGAAGGTCCAGCACGAGTGGTACACGGAGCGAGCGAGCGACCCAGCCACCCGCCCACGCCATGGGGAGCGACGGCACGGTGGCCACGACGACATCGGGGACCCAATCATCCCCCAGGCCGCGCTTCACAGTCCGCACAGCGTCGCGAGCTGCCACTGCCTCGTCGGCCATGCGCGAACGCACGCTGGCGTCGTAGGGACGGAAGGCAACTCGGTGCACGGTCTCGCCGTGAACTCCCTTGTGGATAGCACCCGCGGCCATGCTTTCCTGACCGGCCAGGAGTTGGCCCAAGGGATAGTGCGGGGCCGGGGCCACCACGTGGAGCGAGTCACCCGCCGCCACGAGATGGCGAACGAACACCGACCAACGGTGCTGGGCCGCGCCCGGCTCGGGGGCGTAATAGTGGCTCAGGAGAAGGATCTTCATTGTCGGATCACTTCCGCTGACCACCCGTGGACCGACCGTGACGCGCTGCACGCAGTCACGGCGCCAGACCGATATCGTCCCCGGGGCACGCAGCCACCCTAACGAACAGGAGCGCCATCCCGTTCCAGGTCATGGGGCGAGCAGGACGACGGCGTTGGTCGTCGAGGTGCAGCGCACCGGCTCCCCGCCGTCGCAGGACAACGAGTACCACTTGCTGGTGACCGGGCTGTAGGCGCGCAGCGTGGTCACGCCGTCGGGAGTCCCCGCCTTGCGGTAGGCCTCGCGCACCGCACCAGCGAACTCGCAGGACGTCCGTTCGGTGGCGGCGTAGGCCGTGGCGACGGCGTCGCTTCCGGTGGTCGAGCATCGTCGAGCGCCAGCCGGGATCGTCGCGCCGGACTCGCTGGGGGTGGTCGTGGGGGTTGGTGCAGCCTGCGTGGATGGGCCTGTCTCGGGTTCGGCCGAGGACTCGGTGGGTGCGTCCTGACCCTCTGTCGCGGAGGTCGGACTCACGGACGCCGCGGTTGCAGTCAGCGCGGGGGCATCGGAGCCGAGGATGCGGGTCAGCGCAAACGTGCCGATGATCGCCAGGGCGACGAAGGTCGCGACCATCGCGAGGATGGTGCCGCGGGAGTGTCCCGAGGTGTTGGGCGAGGCTGCCTCGTCCTGCTGGACTGGCTGGACTGGCTGGACCGGGTGGGCCGGTGGTGATGCGGGAGGCTGCGGCAACCGCGGAAGGACCGCGGTCTCGGACAGATCCGGATCTGGAACAATTTCAGGGGACCGCGACAGATCGCGGGGAGCCGCGGGGGGCAGGTCGGTGCCGACACCGAGGACCGAGCCGAGCTCGACGCGCGCGCCACACCGCAGGCAGTAGACGGCGTCGCGTGGCAGGTCGACTCCGCAGGAGCGGCAGTCCATGGTGAGTCCTTCAGGCAGGGGTGGCACCTCGCGGTACCCGATCCAGCCGTCCACAGTATCGGCGACGCGGGCACGTGACGAACTGCCGGACGAGCCCTGAGACGGGGGCGGACGGCATCCGCCCGTTCATGTGCCGGGTATGCCGTCCGCCCCCGTGTGCGATCGTCTCTCGTCCGCAGGCGTGGCGGCGCGTGATGAAATGCCGCGCCGTTGAGGTCGAACCGCGGGTTACCGACGCGTAGTGGATACGGTCGCGGGTATGCCGCACCACGTCGTGTCCGACCTCGTCGCCAATGTCCTCTCCATCGCCGTCCACCCGGGCGACACCGTCGAGGTGGGCGCCGAGATCGCGCTGCTCGAGTCGATGAAGATGGAGATCCCCGTCCTCACCGAGCAGGCCGGCACCGTCGGCGAGGTCAAGGTCGAGGTCGGTGATGTCGTCCAGGAGGGCGACATCCTCGCCATCATCGAGTGACGCGGGCCGAGTGCTCGAGCACCAGCATCACCACCGCGTTGACAGGACGAAGTTTCCTCCGGGACCAATGAACCTGATGTTGAGCGCGGTGCCGTGCTTGCGGACGAAGTAGTAGCCGTCCCACGTCCCGTTGCCGTTGCCGCCCACATTCAGTGGCGTTGTCGTGTTGAAGTTTCCTGGCTCTGAGCTGTGGTTGAAGATCACGTCGTAGGTGCCCGGCTTGAAGCCACTCACAGAGAACTTCACGCATGGCTGACCGCTCGGGCCCGAACATCCGCTCTTTGCGCGGGCGTCGGTGATCTGGGGATTGAAGGGCTCGTCCTCGGTCCTCGCCCCGACCCGGTTCGAGGGCTCACTCCAACCGGTCGGAGTCGCGTGCGAGCGCACCCGGATGTTGTAGTTCGTGGACCACTCGCCATTGTGCGTGTGTGACTGACGGTTGTCGGAGGCGACGAACGGTCCGTCGTTGATGCTCACCTGCACCCTGTCGATCGGGCGACCGTTCTCGCGCAGGTCCCAGCGCCAGGTCACGGCGCGCTTGTTGACCGAGACACTCACGTTGTTGGGTGTGAGCGAGTCACCGAACGGCGTCACCTGGTTGCTCGTCACATAGGCCGACTCCCGGCCCCCGGTGTTGAGCGTGCGGACGGTCACCGCCTGCGGGTTGATACCGGCGTTGGGGATCGAGAAGCTCACCGTCGTGTTGGCCGAACAGCCACACGGGTGGGTGCCCGCCTTGTTGCCCGACGTCCATCGGATGGCGGCGAAGCCACCCGAGCGAGACTCTCCCACAGCAACGCTCACGATGATCGTCTTGTCGGGTCGCGGGGTCTCCGCCCGCACCGATGGGGTGCTGGGGACGCCGACGGAGGTGTAGGTCCACGGGGTGCCCTTGGCCGACTCGAGGTCGGCACCGTTGGTCGCAGTCACGGTGTAGCCGTAGCGACGCCCGTCATAGGGGATGGTGTCGGCGAGCGTGCGGGTCTGTGCCCCGACCCTCCCGATCTGCGTCCAGCCGCCACCGTCGACATTGCGGAAGATCGTGTAGTGCTTGAGCGGCGGGCCGTTGGGGTTGGTCTGCTGGTTCCACGTCACGGTGACCGACTCCGAGTCGAATGCCGCTCCGGCACCTCGCGTCGCACCGTTGACGCCGGTGACTGCAGGTGGGGTGCCCGCCGACTGCATCTGGACGGCCGGCCCGAACGGACCGGCCCCGGCCTTGTTCCAGGCCTGGACGGCGACGGAGTAGGGCGTGTTGTTGTTGAGCCCGCCGGCGGTGGTGCTCGTGGCAGTCCCCGCCGCCTGGACGGTGCGGGGCGCAGAGCCCGAGCTCGTCGGGATGAGGCGCACGACGTATTTGGTGATCGCCGAGCCCTTGTTGGGTGCGGGCGACCAGGCGATGTTGAGGGTGCCGTCACCGCGAGAGACCATCCGCACGCCGGACGTTGCCTCGGGCTTGGTGTCGGGTTGGACGACGTTGCTCGACCCACTCGGCGGGCTGTCACCGATCGCGTTGGTGGCAACCACCGTGAACGTGTAGTCCTTGCCGTTGGTCAGCCCAGTCACCGTGCACGGCGACGAGGTGCAACGCAGGGTCCCGGAGCTGCCACCGGTCCACTTCATGGTGTAGTGCGAGATGGTGACGCCACCGTCATAGCTCGGCGCGACCCATGAGACGCGTGCCTGGCCACCGGCGATGCGGTCGGCCACGGCACTCACCCCGGTCGGAGCAATCGGTTTGCCGCGCATCGTCACGGTGACCCGACCGGCCGCCTGGCGACCAGGTCCGTCGGAGACGAGCAGCGAGATCGTGGCATTGGGGCTGGGCTGCTTCGTCGCGCGCAGGGTCAGGGTGCAACCACTGCGCGAGACCTCGATGCCGGTGCCGCTCTCGAGCGCGGCGGCCGCGATGGAGCACGACGGCTTCTCGAGTGGCGAGTCGAGATAGCGACTCACGTCGATCGATTCCGACTCACCCTCGTTGAGGCCGTCGACCTTGATCGGCCGAAGCCGCGGTGGGCCCAATGCAGCGGCAGCAGCGGCCGCGTCCTTGCCGCCGGCAGCGGCGGCGGCGGCAGCTGCCGCCCGCTCGGCGTCACTGTCTCCAGGACGTCCGAGGACCCGCACGGGGAACTTGACGGACGGCATACCCGGCGAGGTGACGGTGACCGAACCGGTCCCGGACGGCGCACGCTCACCGGCCTTCAGGCTGACGAGGCGCCCACCGGTCTCGGCCTGCTCGAGCTCCACATCCTTGGGCTCGGGGTCCCACTTGGCTTCGAACTTCACCTCGTCAAGATTCATGCCGACGGGAAGCCACGCCCGGCAGTAGGTCGGGATGTCGACCTCACGCGCGCGTCCACCAGCGGAGACCACCAGAGGAGTACCCGGGCAACGGAGCAACGGGACCTTGGGTCCGACCTGGATCGGAATCGAGACGTATGCCGTCCGCGCATCCTTTTCAGCGGCGCTCTGCTGATCGCTCACCTCGAGCATCAACGCGGCCGGGCCGATGTAGCCGCCACGCGAGGTGAGGGTGATCTCGTCCCGACCGTTTGCCCGGGCGGACACGGACTCGCCCGGCGATGCCGAGATCGTCGCGGCCGCGGTGATGCCGATGACCTTGCCGCGCGGTGACTTCACGTGATCGGCGAGGTTGACCGTCTTGGTCGAGTCCTTGTCCATCTCGATGAGCGTGCCCTCGACGACGAACGGGGCACCGTTGTCGCCGGCAGGCACATAGATCAACGCCAGGGCACGAGCCTGGTCGTCGTCCTCGATGACGTAGGGCACGGTCTGGGGGTGGTCGAGCAGGGTGACCCGGACCTTGCCGTTCTCGATCTTGCCCTGCGGCGAGAGCACTTCGACGATCTTGAGAGTGGCTGGGTCG contains the following coding sequences:
- a CDS encoding ABC transporter ATP-binding protein — translated: MSESTQDTAPKKGIEVPLGEPTVSVRRLSVHYRVSSSELQFGPTSRRQRVARRLGWNRIVTVRAVNDVSFVARAGESVGVVGHNGSGKSTLLRVMAGLETPTSGEVLATATPAFLGVNAALLPELSGMENVRLGLLAMGKSPRQVREAIPDVLKLAGIGVAVHRPMKTYSSGMAARLRFAISAADRPEILLIDEALATGDAASKERSEERMAQIRRDAGTVFLVSHTAQTIEEMCTRAIWLHQGEMILDGPAYETARAYRWWAWNLAKGEVEKAEGLLEDARATLRATVVHPEDSTTDRHIARHTYPS
- a CDS encoding ABC transporter permease — its product is MSDRRHTVTGGPMVERVDISRLSPVGRRPPLGSYVRQLWGRRHFIWADSRARAFSGNRDTLLGRFWLVGRPILDGITYFLIFGVLLKASGGVENYIGFLIIGVFMFSFSSKSLTGGAGAMSAGKNIIRAFSFPRAAIPLALVVRETMSMLPVLFTMFAMILLIPPHATVSIYWLLFPVVFLLQALFNTGLTLYAARLASAIPDLRLVLGFFSRFWMYGSGVMFSVERFIDHPIALAVVQVNPVYCLLEISRDLLLYARMPDLTLWFTLGAWAIVTPLFGFIYFWHGEEAYGRE
- a CDS encoding glycosyltransferase family 4 protein, translated to MSTVVRNLRVVATVAVQGLEDDPVRLSLLAARRLPHRWRGPLANVLASAGRRSHRRAPQALGLFLADRPDEARALLAQGQAQTHGQHQGRLVSELAVQLDGELPDDLPAGARARAAWQGGDLTAALGVLELSGTRSARRQRARLASEVAILQPGHRVALSRTPAFASQPQFAGRLQGSHRVMHLLTNSLPWTQSGYALRSHSILRAQAATGMSVEAVTRLGYPVTIGMVSARETDVVDGVSYRRLLPSRLAATPEARLAQTADLLATHVDRFGPDVLHTTTHYPNALITRAVAEATGRPWVYETRGQLEKTWVASRPAHQRQEAAASERYTLWHARETELVLAADHVVVLSDVMRDDLVSRGLPSGRVTVVPNAVDDALLDPLQDCSPREARARLGLPEEGLWVGTVTSVVDYEGLDHLVHAVAELRGAGRDIRCAIVGDGTARPALQELVASLGLTGFVILPGRVPPSQAPDWHRALDIFTVPRRDSDVTRTVTPLKPIEAMAVSRPVIASDLPALAEIVEGPGSGLLAASDDPSSLADRIRELSDDEDLRRSLGARGREFAATRTWRAMAGRYETIYDSLEGAT
- a CDS encoding glycosyltransferase family 4 protein, which encodes MKILLLSHYYAPEPGAAQHRWSVFVRHLVAAGDSLHVVAPAPHYPLGQLLAGQESMAAGAIHKGVHGETVHRVAFRPYDASVRSRMADEAVAARDAVRTVKRGLGDDWVPDVVVATVPSLPMAWAGGWVARSLRVPLVLDLRDAWPDLLVVAHEWDNHGPSRGRGRARSAVRGALSGVGSALTREQRRADAVVTTTDSFAEVLRSRGMGSVHVVRNAAHAVPGYPRHQLRRDKSAALHVLYAGTMGRSHGLGTAVRAAALAHERGADVVLRLVGHGAEHRHLMELAAGLRAPVEFVDAVPRSSMGEHYAWSDTVLVSLRPWQALELAVPSKLYEAMKLGVHVSAVVAGEARRIVEETAAGSLSAPGDVEQLATSWERLHADRSLLEVADAAREWAELHADAAELAGGYRELLHSVVARG
- a CDS encoding biotin/lipoyl-binding carrier protein, with the translated sequence MPHHVVSDLVANVLSIAVHPGDTVEVGAEIALLESMKMEIPVLTEQAGTVGEVKVEVGDVVQEGDILAIIE